In Fibrobacterota bacterium, one genomic interval encodes:
- a CDS encoding ribonuclease HII: MLPEFPVLCGVDEVGRGPLAGNVVAACVILDFGAKPIRGLNDSKKLSEPVREELYAEIRARAFAFGVGECSPEEIDRFNILRASLLAMRRALEAMGIPPGLLLVDGNQRIPDIRWAQRTVVQGDGLSASIAAASILAKVTRDRQMVEMHAGYPEYGFDSHKGYATQMHRDAIRKHGLTPIHRRTFCASPLEPEDLFAGAEAGMTSVGEGNA, translated from the coding sequence ATGTTGCCGGAGTTCCCCGTCCTATGCGGCGTCGACGAAGTGGGCCGCGGCCCTTTGGCGGGCAACGTGGTGGCGGCCTGCGTCATCCTCGACTTCGGGGCCAAGCCCATCCGTGGCCTGAACGACTCCAAGAAGCTCTCCGAACCCGTGCGCGAGGAACTGTACGCGGAAATCCGCGCGCGGGCGTTCGCATTCGGGGTGGGGGAGTGCTCGCCGGAAGAAATCGATCGGTTCAACATCCTCCGCGCTTCCCTGCTGGCGATGCGCCGGGCCTTGGAAGCCATGGGGATCCCGCCCGGCCTATTGCTGGTCGACGGCAATCAACGCATTCCCGACATCCGCTGGGCCCAGCGCACCGTGGTCCAGGGAGACGGCCTTTCCGCCTCCATCGCGGCGGCCTCCATCCTGGCCAAGGTCACCCGCGACCGTCAGATGGTGGAGATGCATGCGGGTTATCCCGAATACGGATTCGATTCCCACAAGGGTTACGCCACCCAGATGCACCGGGACGCCATCCGCAAGCACGGGCTCACGCCCATCCACCGTCGCACATTCTGCGCGTCCCCCCTCGAACCCGAAGATCTTTTCGCCGGGGCCGAAGCGGGCATGACGTCGGTCGGCGAGGGCAATGCCTGA
- a CDS encoding phosphoribosylglycinamide formyltransferase: MAVYRIAVFASGGGSNLQALIDRIRSGELPVEIAFVLSNNSKSGALEKARAFGAPAYHVSAQSEGGEGKAVARMLALLDAHKADLLVLAGYMKPVPLEVLARMRNRVVNIHPALLPAFGGQGYYGHKVHEGVLARGCQFTGLTIHMVNERYDEGQILLQRMVPVPPGSTADEVGALVLKLEHAWYWQVIRAFATGAIRPLPGDDPSRAADVSAFLAALPPGP; this comes from the coding sequence ATGGCCGTCTACCGCATCGCCGTCTTCGCCTCCGGAGGCGGATCGAACCTACAGGCTTTGATCGACCGCATCCGCTCGGGCGAACTCCCCGTCGAAATCGCCTTCGTCCTATCCAATAACAGCAAGTCCGGGGCTTTGGAAAAGGCCCGCGCCTTCGGGGCCCCGGCCTACCACGTCTCGGCACAATCCGAAGGCGGGGAAGGGAAGGCCGTGGCCCGTATGCTCGCCCTCCTCGACGCCCACAAGGCGGACCTGCTGGTCCTGGCCGGATACATGAAGCCGGTCCCTTTGGAGGTGCTGGCCCGGATGCGCAACCGGGTGGTCAACATCCATCCCGCCCTTTTGCCCGCCTTCGGCGGCCAGGGCTATTACGGCCATAAGGTCCACGAAGGCGTGCTGGCCCGCGGTTGCCAATTTACCGGCCTGACCATCCATATGGTCAATGAACGATATGATGAAGGCCAAATTCTTTTGCAACGCATGGTCCCCGTGCCGCCGGGCAGCACCGCCGACGAAGTCGGGGCCTTGGTCCTGAAGTTGGAGCATGCGTGGTATTGGCAAGTGATCCGCGCTTTCGCGACCGGCGCCATCCGTCCCCTTCCCGGCGACGATCCTTCCCGCGCCGCCGACGTTTCGGCCTTCCTGGCCGCGCTGCCGCCAGGGCCTTGA